A stretch of DNA from Alkalidesulfovibrio alkalitolerans DSM 16529:
GGCCGAGCAGGCGTCCGTGACCACGATGACCCGGTAGTCTCGGGCCATGGCGTCCACGGCCGTGCTCCTGATGCAGTTGGGGTACTGCGTGCCGCAAAGGATCAGCGTCGAGACGCCCAGCCCGCGCAGCATCAGGTCGAATTCGGTGTCCAGAAAGGCGCTGAAGCGGCGTTTGACCAGCCTGTATTCACCGGGCAAGGGGGCAAGCTCCGCGATGATCTCGGCTCCGTCG
This window harbors:
- a CDS encoding cysteine hydrolase family protein — its product is DGAEIIAELAPLPGEYRLVKRRFSAFLDTEFDLMLRGLGVSTLILCGTQYPNCIRSTAVDAMARDYRVIVVTDACSAQTPEIAEANVTDLANMGIKCVPLAGLLQALGAA